From Variovorax sp. J2L1-78, the proteins below share one genomic window:
- a CDS encoding isovaleryl-CoA dehydrogenase: MDATHEVFNQPAPLAGYNLFRTNHALRDALAFNAPQLDPAPLDALGAAVGTPEMQAHARLANTNAPVLHTHDRFGRRIDEVEFHPSYHALMGAAVGAGLHGTPWAGGSASPHVQRAAGFMLFTELEPSTLCPISMTYAATPALRGNAAVFADWGPKLTSHAYDPALVSWRDKAGVTMGMGMTEKQGGSDVRANTTQAVRDGSDAWGERYVLTGHKWFFSAPMCDAFLVLAQAPAGLSCFFLPRVLPDGTRNAVRIQRLKDKLGNQANASSEVEFHAARAWRVGEEGRGIPQILEMGTMTRLDCALGTTGLMRQALALALNHTAQRNAFGKPLIAQPLMKNVLADLALESEAATALALRLARAFDRADDAHERLMARLLTPVAKFWICKRGSHFAQEAMECLGGNGYVEEGGEGVMARIYREMPLNSIWEGAGNIMALDLLRATRKGDVVAALAHELAPARGAHAALDRLADALPSRIDAMATEPEARRLAQDVALAVQAALLAQTAPPAVVDAFCASRLGGDWGHAFGTLGTGADLDAIIARAMPH; the protein is encoded by the coding sequence ATGGACGCGACGCACGAGGTCTTCAACCAGCCTGCGCCGCTCGCGGGCTACAACCTGTTCCGGACGAACCACGCGCTGCGCGACGCGCTGGCCTTCAATGCGCCGCAGCTCGATCCGGCACCGCTCGACGCCTTGGGCGCTGCGGTCGGCACGCCCGAAATGCAGGCGCATGCGCGGCTCGCGAACACGAACGCGCCGGTGCTGCACACGCACGACCGTTTCGGCCGGCGCATCGACGAGGTCGAGTTCCATCCCAGCTACCACGCACTGATGGGCGCTGCCGTCGGCGCCGGCCTGCACGGCACGCCGTGGGCCGGTGGCAGTGCGTCGCCACATGTCCAGCGCGCTGCCGGCTTCATGCTCTTCACCGAGCTCGAGCCGTCCACCCTGTGCCCGATCTCGATGACCTACGCCGCGACGCCGGCGCTGCGCGGCAACGCGGCGGTCTTCGCCGATTGGGGACCGAAGCTCACGAGCCACGCCTACGACCCGGCGCTGGTGTCCTGGCGCGACAAGGCCGGCGTGACCATGGGCATGGGCATGACCGAGAAGCAGGGCGGCTCCGATGTGCGCGCCAACACCACGCAGGCGGTGCGCGACGGCAGCGACGCCTGGGGCGAGCGCTATGTGCTGACCGGCCACAAGTGGTTCTTCTCGGCGCCGATGTGCGATGCCTTCCTGGTGCTGGCGCAGGCACCCGCCGGGCTCAGCTGCTTCTTCCTGCCGCGCGTCCTGCCCGATGGCACGCGCAACGCGGTCCGCATTCAGCGCCTGAAGGACAAGCTGGGCAACCAGGCCAACGCGAGTTCGGAAGTCGAGTTCCACGCCGCCAGGGCCTGGCGGGTCGGCGAAGAGGGCCGCGGCATTCCGCAGATCCTCGAGATGGGCACGATGACGCGGCTCGATTGCGCGCTCGGCACCACCGGGCTGATGCGCCAGGCGCTGGCCCTCGCGCTGAACCACACCGCGCAGCGCAACGCCTTCGGCAAGCCGCTCATCGCGCAACCGCTGATGAAGAACGTGCTGGCCGACCTGGCCCTCGAAAGCGAGGCCGCCACCGCGCTCGCCCTGCGCCTGGCGCGCGCCTTCGACCGCGCCGACGATGCGCACGAGCGCCTCATGGCGCGCCTGCTCACGCCGGTCGCCAAGTTCTGGATCTGCAAGCGCGGCAGCCATTTCGCCCAGGAGGCGATGGAATGCCTGGGCGGCAACGGCTACGTGGAGGAGGGCGGCGAGGGCGTGATGGCCCGCATCTACCGCGAGATGCCGCTCAACTCGATCTGGGAAGGCGCCGGCAACATCATGGCGCTCGACCTGCTGCGCGCCACGCGCAAGGGCGACGTGGTCGCTGCGCTGGCCCATGAGCTGGCGCCCGCCCGCGGCGCGCATGCCGCGCTCGACCGGCTGGCCGACGCACTGCCGTCGCGCATCGATGCGATGGCCACCGAGCCCGAGGCGCGCCGCCTGGCGCAGGACGTGGCGCTGGCGGTGCAGGCCGCGCTGCTGGCGCAGACCGCACCGCCGGCCGTGGTCGACGCCTTCTGCGCCTCACGGCTGGGCGGCGATTGGGGCCATGCCTTCGGCACGCTCGGCACCGGTGCCGATCTCGACGCGATCATCGCCCGCGCGATGCCGCACTGA
- a CDS encoding NADP-dependent oxidoreductase: MPTNRQQHLDNRPEGEAVASNFKLVTTETPPLQDNQVLVCHHYLSLDPYMRGRMNDAKSYAQPQPLGEVMQGGTVGEVVESKHPKYAVGDKVVGFGGWQEYSVVDGAQVGALRKVDTTHVPLSHYLGAVGMPGVTAWYGLVKIIAPKAGDTVVVTAASGAVGSAFGALAKARGCRVIGIAGGPDKCRYVTDELGFDACIDYRAHPDIKTMSKALKEACPNGIDGYFENVGGYIFDAVLLRTNAFARVALCGMIAGYDGAPMPLANPALILINRLKVEGFIVSEHMDVWPEALKELGGLVASGKLRPRESVAQGIESAPEAFLGLLKGRNFGKQLVKLV, translated from the coding sequence ATGCCCACCAACCGCCAGCAACATCTCGACAACCGCCCCGAGGGCGAGGCCGTCGCCAGCAACTTCAAGCTGGTGACCACCGAGACCCCGCCGCTGCAGGACAACCAGGTTCTGGTGTGCCACCACTACCTGAGCCTCGACCCGTACATGCGGGGGCGCATGAACGATGCGAAAAGCTACGCGCAGCCGCAGCCGCTGGGTGAAGTGATGCAAGGCGGCACGGTGGGCGAAGTGGTCGAGAGCAAGCACCCGAAGTACGCCGTGGGCGACAAAGTGGTCGGCTTCGGCGGCTGGCAGGAATACAGCGTGGTCGACGGCGCGCAGGTCGGCGCGCTGCGCAAGGTCGATACCACGCACGTGCCACTGTCGCACTACCTCGGCGCGGTCGGCATGCCGGGCGTGACCGCCTGGTACGGCCTGGTGAAGATCATCGCGCCCAAGGCAGGCGACACGGTGGTGGTCACGGCCGCCAGCGGCGCGGTCGGCAGTGCCTTTGGCGCGCTGGCCAAGGCCCGTGGCTGCCGGGTGATCGGCATCGCGGGTGGCCCGGACAAGTGCCGCTACGTCACAGACGAACTGGGCTTCGACGCCTGCATCGACTACCGCGCGCACCCGGACATCAAGACGATGAGCAAGGCGCTCAAGGAAGCGTGCCCGAACGGCATCGACGGCTACTTCGAGAACGTCGGTGGCTACATCTTCGACGCGGTGCTGCTGCGCACCAACGCCTTCGCGCGGGTCGCGCTGTGCGGGATGATCGCCGGCTACGACGGTGCGCCGATGCCGCTGGCGAACCCGGCGCTGATCCTCATCAACCGCCTCAAGGTCGAAGGCTTCATCGTCAGCGAGCACATGGACGTGTGGCCCGAGGCGTTGAAGGAACTGGGCGGCCTGGTCGCCAGCGGCAAATTGCGACCGCGCGAATCGGTGGCCCAGGGCATCGAATCGGCGCCCGAAGCCTTCCTCGGTCTGCTCAAGGGCAGGAACTTCGGCAAGCAACTGGTGAAGCTGGTCTAG
- a CDS encoding SDR family oxidoreductase, translated as MSQRTVQQLFDLKGKTALVTGGSRGLGLQMAHALGEAGARIMLSSRKADDLEQATGDLQAAGIDARWIAADCSKEEDTRRLADQTLERMGAIDILVNNAGASWGAPAESHPVEAWDKVMNLNVRGYFILSQQVANQYMIPKKTGRIINIASIAGLNGNPPDIQTLAYNTSKTAVIGFTKTLAAEWGKYNINVNAICPGFFMTKMATKLIQNIGEEKMTATVPLGRLGDDEDLKGLTVLYASDAGKHITGQWMAVDGGVSVVLA; from the coding sequence ATGAGCCAACGTACCGTCCAGCAACTTTTCGACCTCAAGGGCAAGACCGCGCTCGTCACCGGCGGCTCGCGCGGCCTGGGCCTGCAGATGGCCCACGCGCTCGGCGAAGCCGGCGCCCGCATCATGCTGAGTTCGCGCAAGGCCGACGACCTGGAGCAGGCCACGGGCGACCTGCAAGCCGCCGGCATCGACGCGCGCTGGATCGCCGCCGACTGCTCGAAGGAAGAAGACACCCGCCGCCTGGCCGACCAGACGCTCGAACGCATGGGCGCCATCGACATCCTGGTGAACAACGCCGGCGCCAGCTGGGGCGCCCCGGCCGAGTCGCACCCGGTCGAGGCCTGGGACAAGGTGATGAACCTCAACGTGCGCGGCTACTTCATCCTGTCGCAGCAAGTGGCCAACCAGTACATGATCCCGAAGAAGACGGGGCGCATCATCAACATTGCCTCCATCGCGGGGCTGAACGGCAACCCGCCGGACATCCAGACGCTGGCCTACAACACGTCGAAAACCGCCGTGATCGGCTTCACCAAGACGCTGGCCGCCGAATGGGGCAAGTACAACATCAACGTCAACGCGATCTGCCCGGGCTTCTTCATGACGAAGATGGCGACCAAGCTGATCCAGAACATCGGCGAAGAGAAGATGACCGCCACCGTGCCGCTCGGCCGCCTGGGCGACGACGAGGACCTGAAGGGCCTGACCGTGCTTTACGCCAGCGACGCCGGCAAGCACATCACAGGCCAGTGGATGGCCGTGGACGGCGGCGTGAGCGTGGTGCTGGCATGA
- a CDS encoding acyl-CoA dehydrogenase — MSLRPTLDFLLYDWLDAAALNGRARFADHSRETFDAVLDTCERIAREKYAPHNRTVDTQEPHFDGEKVVLPQATHDAHAAFVESGMLAAAQDYDIGGMQLPYTVQAAANAFFAKASVSIGSNMLTSGNANLLMVHGTELQKEVFALNEFSGRWAGTMCLSEPQAGSSLSDVATRAVPDGPDFESDPLGPRYRLTGHKMWISSGDHELTENIVHIVLAKIPDAEGKLVPGTRGISLFIVPKRMVDVQGQLTGERNDVALAGLNHKLGWRGTTNTLLNFGEGKYPVGGRAGAIGYLVGQPGKGLHCMFHMMNEARIAIGMAATMLGMAGYEASLAYAKQRPQGRPAGPAGKDAAKPQVRIIEHADVRRMLLAQKSYCEGSLALQLYCARLVDEQKTADASTADEARLLLEVLTPIAKSWPSEWCLEANSLAIQVHGGYGYTRDFPVEQYWRDNRLNMIHEGTHGIQAADLLGRKVLMEEGRGMALLAARIADTARRAAAVPSLAAHAKALGEALAQVGAATKAAWSTGDPKEALANAVPYMQAFGHTVLAWIWLDVAHRSLGGDPAASAPATVGRLAAASYFFHYELPTIGAWLNVVETRDPVCAQLPEEAF, encoded by the coding sequence ATGAGCCTGCGTCCCACCCTCGACTTCCTCCTTTACGACTGGCTCGATGCCGCCGCACTGAACGGGAGGGCGCGTTTCGCCGATCACTCGCGCGAAACCTTCGACGCGGTGCTCGACACCTGCGAGCGCATCGCGCGCGAGAAGTACGCGCCGCACAACCGCACGGTCGACACGCAGGAGCCCCATTTCGACGGCGAGAAGGTGGTGCTGCCGCAGGCCACGCACGACGCGCACGCGGCCTTCGTCGAATCGGGCATGCTCGCGGCGGCGCAGGACTACGACATCGGCGGCATGCAACTGCCCTACACGGTGCAGGCGGCGGCCAATGCCTTCTTCGCGAAGGCGTCGGTCAGCATCGGCTCGAACATGCTGACCAGCGGCAATGCGAATCTGCTGATGGTGCACGGCACCGAGCTGCAAAAAGAGGTGTTCGCGCTCAACGAGTTCTCGGGACGCTGGGCCGGCACCATGTGCCTGTCGGAGCCGCAGGCCGGCTCTTCGCTGAGCGACGTGGCCACGCGCGCCGTGCCGGACGGGCCGGATTTCGAGAGCGATCCGCTCGGCCCGCGCTATCGCCTGACCGGCCACAAGATGTGGATTTCCTCGGGCGACCACGAGCTGACCGAGAACATCGTGCACATCGTGCTCGCGAAGATTCCCGATGCCGAGGGCAAGCTGGTGCCCGGCACCCGTGGCATCTCGCTGTTCATCGTGCCCAAGCGCATGGTCGACGTGCAGGGGCAGCTCACCGGCGAACGCAACGACGTGGCGCTGGCCGGGCTCAACCACAAGCTCGGCTGGCGTGGCACCACCAACACGCTGCTCAATTTCGGCGAAGGCAAGTACCCGGTCGGCGGCCGGGCCGGTGCCATCGGCTACCTCGTGGGGCAGCCCGGCAAGGGCCTGCACTGCATGTTCCACATGATGAACGAGGCGCGCATCGCCATCGGCATGGCGGCGACGATGCTGGGCATGGCCGGCTACGAAGCGTCCCTGGCTTATGCGAAGCAGCGCCCACAGGGCCGGCCCGCGGGCCCGGCAGGCAAGGACGCGGCGAAACCGCAGGTGCGCATCATCGAACACGCCGACGTGCGTCGCATGCTGCTGGCGCAGAAGTCGTACTGCGAAGGCTCGCTGGCGCTGCAGCTCTATTGCGCACGATTGGTCGACGAGCAGAAGACGGCCGATGCTTCGACCGCCGACGAAGCGCGGCTGCTGTTGGAGGTGCTCACGCCCATCGCCAAGAGCTGGCCCAGCGAATGGTGCCTGGAGGCGAATTCGCTGGCGATCCAGGTGCATGGGGGCTACGGCTACACGCGCGATTTCCCGGTGGAGCAGTACTGGCGCGACAACCGCCTGAACATGATCCACGAGGGCACGCACGGCATCCAGGCGGCCGACCTGCTGGGCCGCAAGGTGCTGATGGAAGAAGGCCGCGGCATGGCGCTGCTGGCCGCGCGCATCGCCGATACGGCGCGCCGCGCGGCCGCCGTGCCATCGCTCGCTGCGCACGCGAAGGCGCTGGGCGAGGCGCTCGCGCAGGTGGGCGCGGCCACGAAAGCCGCATGGTCGACCGGCGATCCGAAAGAGGCCCTCGCGAACGCGGTACCCTATATGCAGGCTTTCGGCCACACCGTGCTGGCGTGGATCTGGCTCGACGTCGCGCATCGCTCCCTGGGGGGCGACCCCGCGGCATCGGCGCCGGCCACCGTCGGACGGCTTGCGGCTGCGAGCTATTTCTTTCACTACGAACTGCCGACAATCGGCGCCTGGCTCAACGTGGTCGAGACACGCGACCCGGTTTGCGCCCAACTGCCCGAGGAGGCATTCTGA
- a CDS encoding PaaI family thioesterase produces MSDANASASDISIRSYMSQIPFARLLGFNLTKFEGGESEILYTAKPEHLNTFDVTHGGACMTLLDITMAAAARSVSPESGVVTIEMKTSFMRPSVGPLHARGRLMHRTATMAFVEATIYDAKDQACAHSTGTFKYVTRRLPTGPASANAQRPPSTD; encoded by the coding sequence ATGAGCGATGCGAACGCGAGCGCGAGTGACATCAGCATCCGCTCGTACATGAGCCAGATCCCGTTCGCGCGCCTGCTGGGGTTCAACCTCACCAAGTTCGAGGGCGGCGAGTCGGAGATCCTCTACACCGCCAAGCCCGAGCATCTGAACACCTTCGACGTGACGCACGGCGGCGCCTGCATGACGCTGCTCGACATCACGATGGCGGCGGCGGCGCGCAGCGTGTCACCCGAGTCCGGCGTCGTCACCATCGAGATGAAGACCAGCTTCATGCGGCCTTCCGTCGGGCCGCTGCATGCCCGCGGTCGACTGATGCACCGCACCGCCACCATGGCCTTCGTCGAGGCTACGATCTACGATGCGAAGGACCAGGCCTGCGCGCATTCGACCGGCACCTTCAAGTACGTGACGCGCCGCCTGCCCACTGGCCCGGCCAGCGCCAACGCCCAACGTCCGCCCTCGACGGACTGA
- a CDS encoding glutathione S-transferase family protein, whose translation MSDLILHHYATSPFSEKIRLVLGYKKLAWRSVIVPQIMPKPDVQALTGGYRKTPFLQVGADIYCDSALICDVLEHLQPEPYLYPEPSKGLARTLAQWADDTLFWTGMAHSFSPKGVEDLFAKAPPGAAQAFADDRRAMSTNMVRLRPADATGAYKSYLRRLSDMLDDTPYLLGEVPTIADFACYHPLWFTRKRTPSMSGVLQLTPAVLDWMDRMAAIGHGTMETTDAATAIAHAAASVPHTRLTDSTFQDEHGIALGSRVSITSQSFGPEPTEGELMAATRTHYTLRRTDPRAGTLHVHFPRIGYVLRQVQA comes from the coding sequence ATGTCCGACCTGATCCTGCACCACTACGCCACCTCGCCCTTCTCCGAGAAGATCCGGTTGGTCCTCGGCTACAAAAAGCTGGCCTGGCGCTCCGTCATCGTGCCGCAGATCATGCCCAAGCCCGATGTGCAGGCGCTCACCGGCGGCTACCGCAAGACGCCCTTCCTGCAGGTCGGTGCCGACATCTACTGCGACAGCGCGCTCATCTGCGATGTGCTGGAGCATCTGCAGCCCGAGCCTTATCTCTATCCGGAGCCGAGCAAGGGCCTGGCGCGCACGCTGGCGCAATGGGCCGACGACACCCTGTTCTGGACGGGGATGGCGCACAGCTTCAGTCCCAAGGGGGTCGAGGACCTGTTTGCCAAGGCGCCGCCGGGCGCGGCCCAGGCCTTCGCCGACGACCGCCGTGCCATGAGCACGAACATGGTCCGGCTGCGCCCGGCCGATGCCACCGGCGCCTACAAGTCGTACCTGCGCCGCCTGTCGGACATGCTCGACGACACACCCTACCTGCTGGGGGAGGTGCCGACCATCGCCGACTTCGCCTGCTACCACCCGCTGTGGTTCACGCGCAAGCGAACGCCGTCGATGAGCGGCGTGCTGCAGCTCACGCCCGCGGTGCTGGACTGGATGGACCGCATGGCGGCCATCGGCCACGGCACCATGGAAACGACCGACGCCGCCACCGCCATCGCGCATGCCGCGGCATCGGTGCCGCACACGCGGCTGACCGACAGCACGTTCCAGGACGAGCATGGCATTGCGCTGGGCAGCCGCGTGAGCATCACCTCGCAAAGCTTCGGCCCCGAGCCGACCGAGGGTGAGTTGATGGCCGCCACGCGGACCCACTACACGCTGCGCCGCACCGACCCGCGCGCGGGCACGCTGCATGTGCACTTCCCGCGCATCGGCTACGTGCTGCGCCAGGTCCAGGCCTGA
- a CDS encoding SDR family oxidoreductase, producing the protein MIQDFKGKTAVLTGAGSGFGLECARIGAARGMNLVLVDVQQDALDRAQAEMEAAGAQVLARRVDVSKADQMEALAEAVQARFGAPHFVFNNAGVGAGGLVWESSVADWEWVLGVNVWGVVHGVRLFTPMMLAAAAQDPSYRGHIVNTASMAGLLTPPNMGVYNVSKHAVVSLTETLYQDLALVTDQIGASLLCPYFVATGIHSSERNRPGTLPAGELTKSQLIGQAMTAKAVSSGKVSAADVAGKVFDAIAANQFYIFSHPKALGNVKSRMDSIVSITNPADPFLERPDIGQQLRAQLRS; encoded by the coding sequence ATGATCCAGGATTTCAAGGGCAAGACAGCGGTTCTCACCGGCGCCGGCTCCGGCTTCGGCCTCGAATGCGCGCGCATCGGGGCGGCGCGCGGCATGAACCTCGTGCTGGTCGACGTGCAGCAGGACGCGCTCGATCGGGCCCAGGCCGAGATGGAGGCCGCCGGCGCGCAGGTGCTGGCGCGGCGCGTCGACGTGTCGAAGGCCGACCAGATGGAAGCACTGGCCGAAGCGGTGCAGGCGCGCTTCGGTGCACCGCATTTCGTCTTCAACAACGCGGGGGTCGGCGCCGGCGGCCTGGTCTGGGAAAGCAGCGTGGCCGACTGGGAATGGGTGCTGGGCGTCAACGTGTGGGGCGTGGTGCACGGCGTGCGCCTCTTCACGCCGATGATGCTGGCCGCCGCGGCCCAGGACCCGTCGTACCGCGGCCACATCGTCAACACCGCCAGCATGGCCGGCCTGCTGACGCCGCCGAACATGGGGGTCTACAACGTGAGCAAGCACGCGGTCGTGAGCCTGACCGAGACGCTCTATCAGGACCTGGCGCTGGTTACCGACCAGATCGGCGCCAGCCTGCTGTGCCCGTATTTCGTCGCGACCGGCATCCACAGCAGCGAACGCAACCGCCCCGGCACGCTACCCGCCGGCGAGCTCACCAAGAGCCAGCTGATCGGCCAGGCCATGACGGCCAAGGCGGTGAGCAGCGGCAAGGTGAGCGCTGCCGACGTGGCGGGCAAGGTGTTCGACGCCATCGCCGCCAACCAGTTCTACATCTTCAGCCACCCGAAGGCGCTGGGGAACGTCAAGAGCCGGATGGACAGCATCGTGTCGATCACCAACCCGGCCGATCCCTTCCTGGAGCGGCCCGACATCGGCCAGCAGCTGCGCGCGCAACTGCGGTCCTGA
- a CDS encoding FAD-dependent oxidoreductase, producing MLRIAATLPWVPLSAWTAADAQPSTATLARVRPGEPGWPSAAAWQQLSRRTNGRLSVIDSPLMACRATPAAAECARLFSAVKNPYFISDHPALTQTLCWVDAWTSMPSIFVVAARETGDVVAAVDFAREHRLRLVVRSGGHSYQGTSNAPDSLLVWMRGMNAIEMHDAFVAAGCEGSAAPQRAVSVGGGALWAQVYDAVSTQAGGYVQGGGCLSVGVAGLVQSGGFGSFSKRYGLASSSLLEAEVVTADGEVRIANACTHPELFWGLKGGGGGSLGIVTRLTLRVHELPDDFGAVNLTIRAKSTPAFRTLIGMVLGFYAEALMNPHWGEQIRLRRNNTVQVSMVFQGLTRSQAQAVWQPLRDALAQAPDDFEVDFAPLAIISTSAREFWSPTLMKRALGFLRTDDRPGAPKTNVFWPGDQGQAGQVLHAFQSAWLPAALLQPEQRDALADALFAASRHWPVSLHVNKGLAGAPDEALAGARDTAMNPDVIDAFALAILGTEGPPAYPGVAGHEPDVALARRQAEAVGRAAAELRRVAPDTGAYLAESNFFEPNWQQAFWGANHARLQAVKLRYDPDGLFCVHHGVGSEAWSADGFTRLA from the coding sequence ATGCTGCGGATCGCGGCCACGCTGCCGTGGGTGCCGCTCTCGGCATGGACGGCCGCGGACGCCCAGCCATCGACGGCCACCCTGGCGCGCGTGCGGCCCGGCGAGCCGGGCTGGCCGTCGGCGGCCGCATGGCAGCAACTGAGCCGACGGACCAACGGGCGGCTTTCGGTGATCGATTCGCCCTTGATGGCCTGCCGCGCCACGCCCGCAGCTGCGGAATGCGCGCGGCTCTTCAGTGCCGTGAAGAACCCGTATTTCATCAGCGACCACCCGGCGCTTACCCAGACACTCTGCTGGGTCGACGCCTGGACATCGATGCCCAGCATCTTCGTTGTGGCAGCGCGCGAAACCGGGGATGTCGTGGCTGCGGTCGATTTCGCGCGCGAGCACCGCCTGCGCCTGGTGGTGCGCAGCGGCGGCCACAGCTACCAGGGCACCTCGAACGCACCGGATTCGCTGCTGGTGTGGATGCGCGGGATGAATGCCATCGAGATGCACGATGCGTTCGTCGCCGCGGGTTGCGAGGGCAGCGCGGCGCCGCAGCGCGCGGTGTCGGTCGGGGGTGGTGCGCTGTGGGCCCAGGTGTACGACGCGGTCAGCACGCAGGCGGGCGGTTATGTGCAGGGCGGCGGCTGCCTGTCGGTCGGCGTTGCCGGCCTGGTGCAGAGCGGTGGCTTCGGCAGCTTTTCGAAGCGCTATGGGTTGGCATCGTCCAGCCTGCTGGAAGCCGAGGTGGTGACGGCCGACGGCGAGGTGCGCATCGCCAACGCCTGCACGCACCCCGAGTTGTTCTGGGGGCTCAAGGGTGGTGGCGGCGGCAGCCTGGGCATCGTGACGCGGCTGACGCTGCGGGTGCATGAGCTGCCGGACGATTTCGGGGCCGTGAACCTCACCATCCGCGCCAAGTCCACCCCCGCCTTCCGCACGTTGATCGGCATGGTGCTCGGCTTCTATGCCGAGGCGCTGATGAACCCGCACTGGGGTGAGCAGATCCGCCTGCGACGCAACAACACGGTGCAGGTGTCGATGGTGTTCCAGGGGCTCACCCGCAGCCAGGCGCAGGCGGTCTGGCAGCCGCTTCGGGATGCGCTGGCGCAGGCGCCCGATGACTTCGAGGTCGACTTCGCGCCGCTGGCGATCATCTCGACCTCCGCACGCGAGTTCTGGTCGCCGACACTGATGAAACGCGCGCTCGGCTTCCTGCGCACCGACGACCGCCCCGGCGCGCCCAAGACCAACGTCTTCTGGCCCGGCGACCAGGGACAGGCCGGGCAGGTGCTGCATGCGTTTCAGTCCGCCTGGCTGCCGGCCGCGCTGCTGCAGCCTGAGCAGCGCGATGCCTTGGCCGATGCGCTGTTCGCGGCGTCGCGCCACTGGCCGGTGTCCCTGCACGTCAACAAGGGCCTGGCCGGTGCGCCGGACGAAGCGCTGGCCGGTGCGCGCGACACCGCGATGAACCCGGACGTGATCGATGCCTTCGCACTCGCCATCCTCGGCACCGAGGGCCCGCCGGCCTATCCCGGTGTCGCGGGCCATGAGCCCGACGTGGCACTCGCCCGCCGCCAGGCGGAGGCCGTCGGCCGCGCCGCGGCGGAACTGCGACGCGTGGCGCCGGACACCGGTGCGTACCTTGCGGAGAGCAACTTCTTCGAGCCGAACTGGCAGCAGGCCTTCTGGGGCGCCAACCACGCGCGCCTGCAGGCGGTGAAGTTGCGCTACGACCCGGACGGCCTGTTCTGCGTGCACCACGGCGTGGGCAGCGAGGCGTGGAGCGCCGACGGGTTCACGCGGCTGGCCTGA
- a CDS encoding Dabb family protein, with amino-acid sequence MIKHIVMWNLADAAEAPRFKEILDTCKGIVPGMREFEVAVRADGLEANHDVALYAVFDDAAALQAYIVHPRHQEVVATLPARVSRSVFDYAV; translated from the coding sequence ATGATCAAGCACATCGTGATGTGGAATCTGGCGGACGCGGCCGAGGCGCCGCGCTTCAAGGAGATCCTCGACACCTGCAAGGGCATCGTGCCCGGCATGCGCGAGTTCGAGGTGGCGGTGCGTGCCGATGGCCTGGAGGCCAACCACGACGTGGCGCTCTACGCGGTGTTCGACGACGCGGCTGCGCTCCAGGCCTACATCGTCCACCCACGCCACCAGGAGGTGGTGGCCACGCTGCCGGCGCGCGTCTCGCGCAGCGTTTTCGACTATGCCGTTTGA